A window of the Equus przewalskii isolate Varuska unplaced genomic scaffold, EquPr2 contig_R1872, whole genome shotgun sequence genome harbors these coding sequences:
- the LOC103545943 gene encoding olfactory receptor 2AE1-like: MRQRNQTSPVDFIFEGLFDESLTHLFLFILTMVVFLIAASDNILTILLIRADSQLHTPMYFLLSQLSLMDPMHVSTTIPKMATNYLSGKKSISFVGCATQHFLYLSVAGAECLLLALMSYDRYVAICHPLHYTVLMNRKVGLMMALVSWLGASINSLIYTVILTQFPFCGPRKIHHFYCEFPAVVKLVRGDITVYETTVFISSILLLLLPILLVSTSYAFILHSIIQMHAAGSKRNAFATCSSHLTVVSLWFGACMFSYMRPRSQCTPLQDKVGSVFYSIITPTLNPLIYTLRNKDVAKALRRVLGRDVITQRQQLELP, translated from the coding sequence ATGCGGCAGAGGAATCAGACCTCTCCGGTAGACTTCATCTTTGAAGGGCTCTTTGATGAGTCCCTCactcacctttttcttttcatcttgacCATGGTGGTCTTCCTGATTGCAGCGAGTGACAACATCCTCACCATTCTCCTCATACGTGCAGATTCCCAGCTTCATACACCCATGTACTTCCTGCTCAGCCAGCTCTCCCTCATGGATCCGATGCATGTCTCCACAACCATCCCCAAGATGGCTACCAACTACCTATCTGGCAAGAAGTCCATCTCCTTTGTGGGCTGTGCCACCCAGCACTTCCTCTATTTGTCTGTGGCTGGTGCTGAGTGTCTTCTCCTAGCTCTGAtgtcctatgaccgctatgttgcCATTTGTCATCCACTGCATTACACTGTTCTCATGAACAGAAAGGTGGGACTTATGATGGCTCTTGTGTCATGGTTGGGGGCATCCATAAATTCCCTAATTTACACGGTGATCTTGACGCAGTTCCCTTTCTGTGGGCCTCGAAAAATCCACCACTTCTACTGTGAGTTTCCAGCTGTTGTGAAGTTGGTACGTGGAGACATCACTGTCTATGAGACCACAGTGTTCATCAGCAGCATCctacttctcctcctccccatcttgcTGGTTTCTACATCCTATGCCTTCATCCTCCACAGCATCATTCAGATGCATGCAGCTGGGAGTAAGAGAAATGCCTTTGCCACTTGTAGTTctcatctcactgtggtttcccTCTGGTTTGGTGCCTGCATGTTCTCATATATGAGGCCCAGGTCCCAGTGCACTCCATTGCAAGACAAAGTTGGTTCTGTTTTCTATAGCATCATTACTCCCACACTGAATCCTTTGATTTATACTCTCCGGAATAAGGATGTAGCTAAGGCTCTGAGGAGAGTGCTGGGGAGAGATGTTATCACTCAAAGACAGCAATTGGAGTTGCCCTGA